Genomic DNA from Paenibacillus borealis:
AAGTTCATGCACCACCGATTTCAGATGGATGCGCTTGGTGGTCATCAGCGGAAATCCCTTCGACAGATCGAAACGGAGCTGACGCCCGAATACAGACACTGTGCCTGTGCCGGTCCGGTCGCCTTTGGCTGTACCGTTGTCCAGTATGTCCTGCAATAAATCCAAGTAATTACGCAAGCAGTATCGCACCCCACTCTCTTTTTTTCTTCTATCAGTTTACCATGACCTGCCCGTGCTTGTAACTTGTTCATGCGCAGAAAATGTTATTTCCTGCGGACAGCAAATACTGACAAAAGAAGTTTTTCCTAATCCTGATAATAGAGGGAATTAACTATCGGAATTCCCCGCACTTAAATATGATGAATACTCTTGAGAATACAATCCATCCGCCGATAAGAGCAGACAGCCAACATGTACAGGAATCAGTTTAGTAATTATTTGCTTAAGCACCCTCTGCAGCTCCAGCACCTGCTCTGTCCCGTTGTTCATCATGCTCTGCCCTCCTCTACTCCCAGATCTTAAGCTCTACCTTCTCCTGCAATGCTTGCAGTGATACTCTTCCTCCTATAGGAAAAGTGATTATCGGCGATGCGTGGCCAAAATTAACATCAGCAATCACGGGGAGCTGCTCCAGCTCCTTTTTGGATTCGATGATGGTGAGCAGGATCTCGCGGCTCATTCTCGACCCCCGCTGAAACCTGCCTAGTGCCAGTCCTTTGACCCCTGAGAACCCCGGCTGCTGAATCAGCGATACCAGATCACGGTCAAACACTTCAGGATAGACCTCGAAATCATCCTCCAGAAACAGAACCGAGCCTTCCAGATCCGGCATGTACTCCGTTCCGTGCAGCAGGCTGAGCGTACACAGATTTCCGCCGAGCAGCGTACCCTCCGTTTCGCCTTCGTTAATGATATAGGGGCCGCTGTTTTTTTCAAAAACCCGGTTCTCCTGATCTATAAACCAAGCGTCATCGCTCCAATGTTCAGAGGGCTCTACGGTGACGGCTTCATGACCCATCATCATTTTCTTGAAACACTCCACAGTATACTCATTGCCGAGCTTCATGCCGAAAGTGGAGAAATGGGGTCCGGAATAGGTGAGCAGGCCTGTCTTAGCGTATATTGCGTTACTCAGCACAGTAATATCTGAATACCCGCACAACCGCTTGGGGTTGGCCGCAATGAGGTCATAATCCAGCTCTTGCAGCAGCTGATTGCTGTTATGTCCGCCCAGGGTTGTCAATATTCCTTTGACCTGGGGATCGCTGAAGGCATTATGTATATCTTCTACTCTGGAGGCAACGGATGATGAGCCGAAGATATCTTGTTCATAAGCATGTCCGGCAAAAGAAACCGTAAAACCAAGCTTCTCCAGCAGTTTTGTGGCATGTTCGAGCTGATCTTTGGCTATGATCCCCAGGCTGTTTGCCGGTGATATAATTCTGATCTCGTCCCCTGCTTTTAATTTCGCAGCTTGCATGATCCCACTCCCCGTCAAAATAAAATACCGGCCCCTCTCCTCTGCCGCCGATCGAAAAAAGGATGTCCCCTTAACCATTCTACATGGCCTTGGAAACATCCTCTTATGATCTTACCCGTACAGGTGTAAGGGTATTATTTAATCACGTGAATCGGGTGGCCTTCTACCAGCTCAGCCGCTTCCATGACGATTTCGCCAAGGGTTGGATGCGCATGGATCGTCAGGGCGATATCTTCAAGCGTTGCGCCCATTTCAATAGCCAGACCCAGCTCAGCAATCAGGTTGGAAGCTTCGATACCGACGATTTGCGCGCCGAGCACCTGATTGTTGTCGCTCTTAGCTACAATCTTGATGAAGCCTTCCGGAGCATTCAGGGAAACGGCACGGCCGTTGCCTGCGAACGGGAATTTGCCGCTCTTCACAGCATAACCCTTGTCCTTCGCTTCCTTCTCAGTCAGACCTACGCTGGAGCATTCAGGATCTGTGAACACTACTGCTGGCATAACCTTGTAGTCAACAACCGATTTGTGTCCGGAGATTGCTTCTGCAGCAATTTTACCTTCGTAAGAAGCCTTATGTGCCAGAGCAAGACCGGGAACGATGTCGCCGATTGCAAAGATGTTAGGAATATTAGTGCGTCCCTGGTGGTCGACTTTAACCAGACCGCGTTCGTCCAGCTCAACACCGATCAGATCCAGACCCAGCTCACCGTCAGTGTTAGGACGACGTCCTACAG
This window encodes:
- a CDS encoding S66 family peptidase, giving the protein MQAAKLKAGDEIRIISPANSLGIIAKDQLEHATKLLEKLGFTVSFAGHAYEQDIFGSSSVASRVEDIHNAFSDPQVKGILTTLGGHNSNQLLQELDYDLIAANPKRLCGYSDITVLSNAIYAKTGLLTYSGPHFSTFGMKLGNEYTVECFKKMMMGHEAVTVEPSEHWSDDAWFIDQENRVFEKNSGPYIINEGETEGTLLGGNLCTLSLLHGTEYMPDLEGSVLFLEDDFEVYPEVFDRDLVSLIQQPGFSGVKGLALGRFQRGSRMSREILLTIIESKKELEQLPVIADVNFGHASPIITFPIGGRVSLQALQEKVELKIWE